Proteins co-encoded in one Candidatus Krumholzibacteriota bacterium genomic window:
- the fsa gene encoding fructose-6-phosphate aldolase, with amino-acid sequence MKFFIDTANIEQIRDAASLGILDGVTTNPTLISREKGDYREILAEICSIVNGPVSAEVVSLEAEKMVAEGKDLCKIADNIIIKVPCIREGIKAIRMFHEEGIQTNATLCFSVNQALLVARAGATFVSPFVGRIDDSGHPGMQLIEDLVTVYGNYSFGTQIIVASIRSVQHVYESALIGADICTIPHKVIEQLIRHPLTDLGVESFLADWKKVGK; translated from the coding sequence ATGAAGTTCTTTATCGACACCGCCAACATCGAACAGATCCGCGACGCGGCATCGCTCGGGATCCTCGACGGCGTCACGACGAACCCCACGCTGATCTCCCGCGAGAAGGGGGATTACCGCGAGATCCTCGCCGAGATCTGCTCGATCGTCAACGGGCCGGTCAGCGCCGAGGTCGTCTCCCTCGAGGCGGAGAAGATGGTCGCGGAGGGGAAGGATCTGTGCAAGATCGCCGACAACATCATCATCAAGGTCCCCTGCATCCGCGAGGGGATCAAGGCGATCCGGATGTTCCACGAGGAGGGGATCCAGACCAACGCCACCCTCTGCTTCTCGGTGAACCAGGCGCTGCTCGTCGCGCGCGCCGGGGCGACCTTCGTCTCGCCCTTCGTCGGCCGCATCGACGACTCGGGCCACCCGGGGATGCAGCTGATCGAGGACCTCGTCACCGTCTACGGCAACTACTCCTTCGGCACGCAGATCATCGTGGCCAGCATCCGCAGCGTCCAGCACGTCTACGAGTCGGCCCTCATCGGGGCGGACATCTGCACGATCCCCCACAAGGTGATCGAGCAGCTCATCAGGCACCCGCTGACCGACCTCGGCGTGGAGAGCTTCCTCGCCGACTGGAAGAAGGTCGGCAAGTAA